GATAAACCGCGATGCACTTGGTTTTGCTGAAGGCGTGTATTTGCTCAGAATTGTGATTAATGAAGATGTGACTGTGATGAGGATAGTGAGAATGAAGGGATAAAAATGGAGCGGGGGACATTCCTGCCCCCCTAGTCTCCGGGTTTAACGCCCTTTCAGGCTCGTGTACCTACTGAACATCCTGGATGAACACGGGTACCTCTAAGTTGTTTTAGTTTTGTTAGTTTTTCAGTTGTTCTTGTGTCTGTTTCTTTGTAATTATTTTTGGGTTTATAATTGGTTCCGTTTATTCGTTGCCGGTTCCCATTGAAAGGGGCTGTGTGTTTTCTACCTTTACACCTATTGCCTGACTGTAAAGAATACCATCTGAACGGTATTGTTTAATCCTGTAGTAAGATTGATCTGCAAGCGGCTTCTCATCTTTTGAGCAATAGAGTAATTCCATGCTTGAACCCGGTGTTCCGATTCCGTCTTTGTAACTGATGGCTTCGTAAGTTTGTCCGTCAGATGAACGTTCAACGGCGTATACGCTGTTGGCGGTTTCACCTTTCATTTTCCAGTTCAGGTAAACGGTTCCTTCGGCCAATGTAGCAGTAAATGCAGTCATTGAGCGAATCGCCGACGGATTTTCATCGGTATTACCTGTGTTTACAACGGCATTATTATTCACCGGTGCCTGTGCACTACAGGTAATCGTAAATATGAATAAGGCCGCGAATAACATGGCTGCACTTTTGAAAATGCTTTTGCCTGTTTTTTTCGTTTTTGTTGTCATCGTTTTCATAATTATAAGGTATTAGATTATTTTCTATTGAGTCTATTTACAGTTTAGTTGTTTATTCTTTCAAGAACTGCCAGATACGACAAGTGTTTATTTTTGTCTGTTACCATGAAATATTCTGCATCGGACCCCAAGTAAGGCAGTTTGTTCAGTGGTAAAGTTAATATCCGGCATTTCAAATTACTTTCAATCATTTTACGCTGCGGACCGATAATTACATTGAATCTTTCTTCGCAATTAAGGCTCTTTAAAAATTTTATGATTATCAGTTCGTCCATTTCATTCAAACTTTATGATACAAAATTACTACTATCAGTCTGCCGGTTTCAAGCGCTATATGCCCTGTTTTTTTATAGGTCAATTAACCTGCTTTTTCATGTGCTGATTAACCTGATTTTAATTATCGCCGACTTTCTTTAACTTTATCATATTCTGTTGCAGCCGCTTATATTCAATCGCGTTGTCGCTACACCACGCCTGAAAGCTCACTTGCGGGTTCACATTATAGTTGAAGTCATTCAGCAAGCGATCTTCTTTACATATAAGGCTTTCTCTGCTGCTCAGCACTATTAGTATAATTTCCCTGTAGCCCATTGTTTTAGTCTTTTAAGTTTATCGTTCAGTTCACTCAGTATGCCAGAAAATTTTGAGTATAATGCTGACTTCAATTCATTACACGTATTCGATAAAGCAAAATTACAACAGAGTCATTGCCCATATCAAGGCTCGAAACACCTGATTTTTTATGCTGAAAAAGGTGGTTTAAGACAGGACATTTGACTTATAAATTTCAAGCAAGTTATTTATCAATCAATATCAAAATCTCATACAATCCTTTAATAACAGGACTTTCAAGATCATAAAAGAAATTTGCAGCGGAAATAAAATAAGTCAAATTTGCCGTGAAGCAAAATGCCTTAGTATTGCCCATTGAGATGAGATTGAATAAAAAAATGCATGAATCAGTAATGTGTTACACTGAATCAGAAAAGAGAAAATTATGATAATAAAAAATCCTGCCGTCTTAGGTAATCGGCAGGATTGATACAAATATACTATTGTAAAAATTTCGAATCTACTAGTGAACGGGAGGATCGAGTGTTAGTGTAATTGAGTTCTCATCGTTGTTTTTTTCAACTTTGATATGATGTAGTTTGCACCATTTGGCAAACCCGGCATCCGGGTCAGGAAGGTTAGCGAAATCCGCCATCAGGGCGCTTTCTATAACATTCATACTTCCTCTTGTCTTGAGCAACTTTACAATCAGATCCCTGTAATTCATCGTCCCCCAAAATAATAAAACTACATTTGAATAAGACCATTTTTGATGGCGTAGCTCACCAAACCTGCGGTATTCTTGCAACCTGTTTTTTCAAGCAGGTTATTTCGGTGGCCGCCGGCAGTGCGTGGGCTGATGAAGCAAACCTCTGCAATTTCTTTATTTGTATATCCTTTGCAAAGATATTGGAGTATCTCAACTTCTCTTTTGGTGAGCTTTTCCATCATGCCGTCCTTCTCCTCATCCGATGCTTTTTTGCGCATAAAAGAGCTGGTAAGTGCCGGCAATAGCTCTGTTGAGAAATAGTTTTTATCCTGAGCCACCATGGTAATCGCTTTGCGAAGTTCATCTTCCTCCACATTTTTAAGCAGAAAACCTCTGATTCCAGCTTCGAGCATCTTAACAAGGTACTCTTCTTCTCCAAACATGGATAACACCAAAATCTTCAGCTTAGGATATTTCTGCGCGGCAATACGGGTAGCTTCAATGCCATCCATCACGGGCATTTTGATATCCATGAGTACGATATCCGGAAATTTTTTTGCTACAAAATCCAAAAACTCCTGTCCGTTTGCAGCTTCACCAATTATTTCCACCTCCGGCATATCCTGCAATAGCAGCGTAAGCCCGCCTCTGAAGATAACCTGATCCTCAACAATGAGTATCCTGATCTTTTCCATATAATCTGTTTTTATAATTTGACTTCAGCTAATATAATAATCATTAATCGTTCAAAGATACAATAATATTTAATTCTTGTCACTTGGTGCATGAACCACCTC
The sequence above is drawn from the Bacteroidota bacterium genome and encodes:
- a CDS encoding response regulator transcription factor: MEKIRILIVEDQVIFRGGLTLLLQDMPEVEIIGEAANGQEFLDFVAKKFPDIVLMDIKMPVMDGIEATRIAAQKYPKLKILVLSMFGEEEYLVKMLEAGIRGFLLKNVEEDELRKAITMVAQDKNYFSTELLPALTSSFMRKKASDEEKDGMMEKLTKREVEILQYLCKGYTNKEIAEVCFISPRTAGGHRNNLLEKTGCKNTAGLVSYAIKNGLIQM